The Lycium barbarum isolate Lr01 chromosome 4, ASM1917538v2, whole genome shotgun sequence nucleotide sequence GTAGTTGTTATATTAGCTTGTGAGATTACAAATTTGATAGTAACTTGTATAATTGAATAATTTGAAATATAGAATTTCATCAATTTCCACATATTTTATCTATATATTGTGGGAGTTGTTGTAGGgctaatataataataataactaaGAAGTAGTCATTTAAGTTTATGGGGTACAATATTAATAgtatataatttaaatatttCTAGTGGAAGCACAAGGATGCCAATTTGACAAGTGGTAATCAAAGTAATAATTAAGTGcttaatttattttttgaaaaaagtaGGAGGTTATAATCAAAGTTATCAGAATACCAAATGCTTGTCAAGTATTTTATTTCCTTCCACTTGCAACCATGATTTGAAATTTGCAGAAACTTTAAGCCAGGTTTTAAtaacccccccaaaaaaaaaaacagataaagGACAAACAATTAAAATATGGGCCTTTACACCTGTAAATGTACAAAcatattttttgtaaaaaaataatcAGAGGCAGAAAATGGACGGTAGCTTACATAATTTTATATCCACTCACCAGAAATATTAAACAAACGCCTGacaattttgaaagaaaatattgTTATTATCTAAAAGCTAATTATTAAAGACAAATTTTCTCCCCCTAATAGGGCCTTATTATTACATATTCTTGTGTCTCCTTGCCTTAGGTCAACTTTTATGGTCCCATTAAGGGCCAAATTTCTCCCTTAATAAAATAAATAGGGAGCATATATACATGTAAATTGTTTTCCAATAGCTAACAaacaatttttttattaaatattataaTCCATCTTGGTTTCACAACGATCTAAACTTTCTCTTTCTTTGAGAAACAGGTTAAGCCCAATTCTTTAATAATATTTCCATCTGATTTCACAACAATCGAAAcctccttttttttaaaaacaaaaaaaaaaaacaaaaaaaagaaataagaatTGTCATTTTATAAAACTattttatgatccttttactaGGTCGATCTGAATCAGAGAAAATGTTTAATCTTAGCTAATATTTGTAAACCCGGCATCCCATATTAGTTGCCCACATTACTAAAAACATGTGTTTCAAAATAATTGTCCATTTTACAAACCAAGAtacaattaattaattttttcctattttatccttaatattaattgtttttcaaagtaactaatattgattagagtaatatttattggagagagataaagataatattgtaaaattatatttttattttatgatttgTTAAAGAACATGTAAAGGAGAAAGTGACCAACTAATATGAGATGGGGGAGTAATATTTTGACTGCACATTGATGTATTTATaagcttatttaaaaaaaaacaaaaagagagagagagatggttCTTACTCATAAATTAGAAAAAGTAGTCTTACTCATAAATTAGAAAAAGTGCTCGATAATTTTTCGGTCGCTTTATCATTTTTAGAATGACGGTTCAAAATTGAATTTAGATGCCTTTAACACCTTAATATTCCATTTATTGCGTCGTTGCTAATTTGAAAATCTAATTTAGAATAATTgcaatttttaatataattagaCAGAAGGTAAATTtagatttatttttttttaagaaataacgGGAATAGacaatttttaattttatagAATAAGCATCAAATACTTCTACACTATCTATGTTATAATATGTTATTTATTTGATTTTTAATAGGACGATTGCATGCAATTATCTATTAGATGACCTTTTACACTATTAATATAGAATTTTTTCATAATTTACCTAGCACTGGCAAACGTGTGATTAAAGCAACCGGAAATTAAGAAGGATAAGCCACCACTGACATTCACAGTTAAAAAGAAAAGGATAAATCTTGGAATTATTTAAACATTTTACAGTTTTCAGCCACAGTTTTTAGATAATCCCATTGGAGAAGAAAAAGGTTTCGGTATAAGCTAGGAGCATTGCTTCGCTTAAAAGTCATATCCATTGTCCCATCTTCGTTGTAAAGAAATAGTAATCTATAACTGAAAGTAAACGTGATGTGTTTGGCTAATTTCTAAAATtaacttattttaaaaattactttttttaaaaatatttttttaaaaaaatatttttggtgaaaagtaatttgtgtttggtcaattaatttaaaaataatttttgagcaacaattagtatttgaccaaacttttaaaaaatacttctatatgtatttttctcaaaagtacttttcaaaaaagtgcttttgagcaaaagttattttttttagcttctaaaaaactACTTTTGGTACtccccagaagcacttattttctctcaaaagcttggccaaacacttcactttttttcaaataagcacttattgaaaaaataagtacttttgagggGAAAATAAGTTTGACCAAACAGGCTAGTAGTTTGATTTGACACAAAATTTAACAcataaaaaaagacttttgaatgTTATGATCTAAAATAAATTAAAGATATTTGTGTAATTATAGATAATCTCGTTTAGCGTAagggtgtttggattgacttattttaagtaTCCATTGGCTTTTAAGCTCTTTTCTGATTTTTATAGTGTTTGCAAagataaaaagtgcttaaaagcacttATTTTTAGGCAAGAAAAGTGCAAAAGTAAGCCAAAGATAAAAAATTGGGTATTCTCAACTTATGACTTTTagcttttagcttataagctacttttaaAAGTCTATCCCAACAACTTATataaagtttaaaattaaattgttgtcaaataagaaaatgtgtcattctttttgggacatataaattgagacaacaacaacaacccagtgaaatcccacaacgtggggtctggggaggataaagtgtacgcaaaccttactccTACCTAGGGAGTAATTCATTTGCTGATCTTATACGACAAtggtttattttttttaaccccAGGAAAACCCGCAGCCGCTACACCCATCGGGTGTGCGCACTGAGTAAACCCCCCACTGTATAATAGCCTGCAAAACACACAGGGGATGTaaaccgcactaggcaagccctatGCGACAGACTCGACTCAGAAGGCATTAAGAAGGGATCGATCCCGGATCATCCGTGTGGATAAGCACCCTCCAAACCAACTAAGCCATCCTGAAGGACTCTTATACGACAATGTTACTATTTAGAGAgcgaattattttttaaattacgATTTCTCAGAGATTTGTTTAATATCTTGCTGTGAAAAAGTATAATCAATCGTATTTGGTGAATAATATTCTCTTAAAGATCAAAGAATATATTCAAATGGACATTGAAGTTTGGATAATTTTTACTCTTTGTGCTTGCCCGCCTTTGATTCCATCGTCATTTTTTAGATGAAGCGAGTAAAATAATTAGAAAAATTTACGACCCCACCCTTctaaaaaaagagagaaaatggTGACTTAGGTAGAGAAATTTTTTTACTCGACGAGTACATTAATTTTTTCTAAGAAAAGCTTCCGCTAACAGTAAaagagaacaacaacaacaacaacgcagtgaaatctcacaatgtgggatctggggagggtagagtgtacgcagaccttacttctACTAAggaaggtaggacggctgtttccgaaagaccctcggctcaataaaaagcataaaaagaagtcagataaggttaagaaattcaaagcgatatgaaaatacaaataacgaaagcgacacagataaaataaaataatcaaagtacagaaaataacaataatagcaaTAAAAGAGAAGTTTAGCAATAACCACAAGTGGAAAAGAATAGATTTTGAGAAAAGTTAGAAACAACAAAGTAAAGGCAAATTAAATTTCCCTGTTATTTCACActttcttttatgctttttacaTTCATGTTCGTACCTTTTTGTCTATATTTGCTAACCAAACAAAAGCATTTATTAATCATTGACGAGCCTGATAATAAATAACAGATGTACTAATGTTTATGTCACATACATGTTAGAATAGTATCTATTTTTATTTATAGTATTTTAAtttcattgttttttttttttaaaaagagagtGATGGTTGTCTTAATGCTTTGCAACCTAATTTCACTTTTCCCAACCATAATTTTCTCTCTTTTCagtatttttcctttttccacACCGGACTCCAAACCATTTTCTTAAACAAAATATATAATTTCCATCCTTTCTAATTTCCGTATTTATTTAATAATACCCTACTACTATTATTTAATACTTAATTAACCTTTTCCATCATTATTATTTTCCTCTAATTACAATTCGGACATACTGAGGAAACTTCTGAACCCAAAATTAGTTTTTTTAACTTGTCAAAACTCCATTTTCACATTTTCTCAACAATCTCATTACTTCACAAAGCCAAAAAATTCAATCTTTACCCCCATAATTTCCTTCTTTATTTCTGCAAAAATACTTAAAAATTTCCACAAAAAATTCTGATCCTTTCCATCTTTACTCTCTGCTTTGCTAATTTGCTTTGTTATTTTCTTCTAAAATTCgaagaaagggaaaaaaaaaatgaacagtACTCTTAGCTTTTTGCCAGCTTAATCTTACTCTGTTTTCTGCTAAGCTCTGGTAAGCCTTCATAATTAGCAGTGATTAAGCTTCATTTATTTCCTATTTTTTGAGCTTCAAAAAATTTGTTGGGTTTTTGATTGTAAGATTTTTAGTGattctatcttcttctttttttcgttTGTAGGAAAATTATGGGTGTTTGAAGAAAACTTAGGAACCCAAAACTCCATTTTCACATTTTCTCAATACTTCATAAAGCCAATATATTCTATCTTTACCCCATAATTAGTACTAGTAATTAAGCTTCATTTCTTTCCTAGTTTTTGAGGTTTCCCTTAAAGATCCTTGgagtgattctttttttttttttttgtaggaaaATTATGGGGTtttgaagaaaaggaaaaaggaaaatctTCTTGAATTTATTTTGTTGGCTATGGAGGGAAGTAATAGTGGAGTTACAGTAGTGGGATCAGATGCTCCATCAGATTACCACGTGGCACCAAGAACCACCACTGAGAATAATCCGACAACAACACAACCAGTAACAACATCCCATGTTGTTGTCTCTCCAACTGCCGGCTTAACAGTTACAACAGCTTTGACTGTTAAGAAAAAGAGAGGAAGACCAAGAAAGTATGCAGCAGATGGTTCTGTTAATGTTCTTTCTCCAAAGCCAATTTCATCATCTGCACCTTCACCTGTCATTGATTTTTCTTCGTCTGAGAAACGTGGAAAAATTAGGCCAGTTGGTTTAGTTAGTAAACCTCAATCTCATCATCAGCCTAAAGTTGATTTAGATACTCCAGgtatgttgttttttttttctatagttCAAAGTTTGTTTCACATGTAAGTTGATTTATTATATGGGCCTGTTATGTAGATCTGTTTTGCTTAGTTGAATTAATTAGTTTTTGGTGTTTGAATATTGAGTGTCCTATGAATGAAGTGGGATGAAAATAATGGGAGAGCAGGTTGAGATCTCAGGAGTGAAAAAACACCAGTTACTccgtccgtcccaatttaagtttTTTAGTTTAactagacacgaagtttaagaaataaagagagattTTTGAATCTTAAGGTCCTAAATTAATGATTTGTATAATATATTTAAGTGTCTTTTGAATCCTGTGATTATATACTTgtcatgtaggatgtttgaattgtcaacttactaaatatagaaagagacactcttttgggaacaaattaaaaagaaaaataacacAGTTAAATTGGAACGAATGGAGTGAGTATTTTTACTCGTCTAAACTTTGTTGGGCAGAGTTACCTGGTACTTCAATTGGTGGGAAGTAATATGTATCCAGTGAAATAGTTGGGATGTTTACAAGTTGGCCCGGTAGGATAATGAAAAAAAAGTGTGATTTTGTGAAGTTGTGGGAAAATAATGTAGGATGTGTGTAGATGTGGGGCCTGTTGTGAATAGATGCTTTAAGTATGATCTTGATGCCAACGGGGCAGTTTTGAGTGTGAGGTGGTACTTTTTGGTTGATCTGGAATTAAGGAATCTTTTAAAACTTATAGATGTCATTTTGGGACTTTTCATGGTGGTAGTTCTAGTGAGGAAATTGCTTTGAATTTCCAGGTAGTCTCCAAAGAAGTAATAACATAGCAAGTGCACTCTCTGATCTACTGCTTAACAAGGAAATGGTAGTATGACTTTGACCACTAAGATCTGCTACTTATATAGGAAAGTCTTGATCTTACCTAATTGTTGAGCTACTGCTACTTTTATTCCCAATGATGACACGGTAATTCACTATAGATTTTGGAGTTCCTTAAGGCTGGGCTTCTTGTCATATTTGTGCTTTTGTTACTCCTTCCGAATAGATGGATCTTCGTACTAAACGTGCATGTGCATACTCCTGGAAATTCAACTCTAATTGTTTTCCCGTGTTTCTATGCAGCTTTCTTTGTTACTGTTCATAGTAAATTTCATTATTAGTTTGACACTCAGCCCTTTTTCCTgttttattttgttgttttctCTTCTTTGAGTCTGGTTGGATACGTGCATTGAAGTGTTTTTCCTCTTTTCCCCTCCATTTTTTCGGTAGTTGGGGTTGGGGtgctttggttttttttttttttggggggggggggtgtgggtGGGGGGATCATTACGTCGGATATTACCAGAGGGAAACACAGTATTTTGAAACAATCTTCTCTTCAGAGGTGATCATCCGAACGTTTATATGAAGTGTCTCCTTGTGACACAACTAACATTCTTTTGGAGGATGTTGGAGACATTATTCTAGACTTCTAAGATAATCATTAGTTATTTGGACTTGTCAAACGACAATTCATTAGTTTTTTGTGTAAATATACTTGGAGGCAGCTAAAATCATCAAGTAAACGCTTTTTCCGGGGCACCATTGGCTTTATATAAAATCAAGATTTTATTTGTGTGATAAAGTTTCATGCCATATACCTGAATTTCTTATTCGCAAGAACGGAAAAAAATCCCAAACCGCTTTTGTTTACCTGCCACCATACATGAAATATGCTTTTGTAGTTGCACGATTAATGTTAAGATTTGAGTCAGATTACTAATAATTTAATTTTCTATCTGTAGGTGAATGGGTTTCATGCTCTGTTGGTGCAAATTTTACCCCGCATATTATTACTGTAAATACTGGAGAGGTAAATCTTAGCTGGACATGAAGATTCTTTTTGTAATTTGCTGTAAAGCAACATATCTAAAGAAATATTCTTAGTTTAGTAAATTTCATATATTGGCAGGATCTTCTCTTGGCAAACATAGACATAAACATGTTTAAATTACTGTTACATATTGAACTGAATGTGCATTGCTAATTGTTCTTTCAATCTTCCTTTAGGATATCACCATGAAGGTTATATCATTCTCTCAACAAGGGCCTCGAGCAATATGCATTCTTTCAGCAAATGGGGTAATTTCAAGCGTTACACTTCGTCAACCAGACTCCTCTGGTGGCACATTGACATATGAGGTACCACAACTAGTTCTTATCTCTTATACTGATGTTGGTTAATATATATTTGAAGTATTTTTTCTATATGTGATAACTATCTTCTTCTGTTAACTTTTAGTTTGTACCGATTTTTCTGATCAAATAGATGTTGTACTCTTCCCTTTTTCTAACTTGATTGCGTCCTGCCAAATTTACGATTGTCAATATCCCTCAAATGCGACAGATATATTGAGGCTACTAATAGGTGATAGGGAAGAATTTCGTAAATGTTAAGTGAGTACACAGCTCAAAACTGATATTTCATCTAATGAGAGATTAAGATGTAAACTCAATAGTCTATGGAGGGGATGTTAATATTTCTTCTGTTAACTTTTAGTTTGTACCGATTTGTTTACCATTTTCCATCATCCTCAATATTGTCCAGAAGTTGTGTTGCCATTTACATGTAAAAGTGACCATAAAGGATCATGTGAAAAGAAACTATTCGtgcgaaaattttaaaaaagggaaataaaagaaaagaagatcCCAAAAGCAGATTGGTACATAGAAAGAAGGGCTATAAGGAAATGAATAAAAATCTAACCCTTGTTGGTGATGTATCTTTGGTTGTGACTTTTCCATGTCAGGAGAAAAAGATTCGGAATCCACTTTTATGTTTTGTTCAAAATATCAATTATCCATTTTCATGTCTTTAGTTGATAAAGCCTTGATTTTGGCTTATTCTTGAACGATCAACCTTGAATTGGGGGATAAGTTCATATTTTCCGGAAAGTGCCAATTCAATTCATAGGAGTAAGTCCACCTATATTTGTCACTGGTATTGAAAGATTTCAGCATCTTGACAAATCTTTTGGACAAACAGTGACATCAGCTGTAATCCATTTACTCTTCCATGTTCCTTTCCTTGGCGAGTGGTAGGAGATAGTTTTCTTGAGCACAACGATGTAGCAATCTGCGCTCTACTTGACATTAAATGAATGGCTTGGTAGGTACAAATTTATCAGGATATATGCACAAGACGAGTCAAATGAATAATCACACGAAGGCCTTTTGTCTGATTTatgttatttatttcttttttcagGCAAGGTGCCTTGTAACTTAAATTTTTTATAGTGTTGGATTCTTCCTGCCTCTATAATGCTGCCACTAAGGCCTTTTGTCTGCATTCTAGATGACACAtttacacacaaaaaaaaaaaaaaaaaaaacttgagggCGCAGACTCATATTTTGACATCTGAAGTTAAAGCCTTTATTGCATGGAAATTAATGTTAAGACACTCTCCGTATGCATATGTTGTTAATGATAAGACATTTGTGTATAAATTTTCCCTTTCTTTGTTCCTTTAGGGCCGGTTTGAGATACTATCTTTGACCGGATCGTTTATGCCATCAGAGACTGGAGGAATGAGAAACAGATCTGGCGGAATGAGTGTTTCTCTAGTAAGCCCTGACGGACGTGTTGTTGGGGGTGGAGTTGCCGGTCTATTAGTAGCTGCTGGTCCCGTGCAGGTATCGGATTTTCCTAAACTTAGCAGTCTTGTTTATTCATGAACTTATGTTTACTCCTATTTGACAAAAGAAAGTAGTATCCCATTATACAATTATTAGTCGTTTGGATGATGACATTTGACCTTCCATCTTTGTTGCTGTTAATCAGATTGTTATAGGTAGCTTCCTTGCTGGAGACCAGCATGAGCACATAACCAAGAAAAACAAATCGGAGTCCGTTATTGCTGCGGTTCCTCTACCCGAGACGGAAGACCTTTATCACTCTTCCGTAAAACAAACTATGCCAGCTTCCTCCTCTTTCCGCGTAGATAATTGGTCAGCCCCTGATTCTAGGAATAAGTCAGCTGAAATAAATGTTACTCTACCAGCATAGGGTGAAATTTTAATGTGTAAACCACAAGGACTACGCGTCTTTAATGACGTTCCTATTGATCCTTATCACCTCTATTTGCTGTTTGTGTAAAACTTTTTCCAGTGAGGTATGTGCAGTAATCCAAACTGGTTTTCTAGTTTTGTTATTCTAGTGTTTGACAGTAGAACTTTTAGATGTATGATGGGTTCCACAAATTGAATCCCATCTTAGTGCTTAAGGGTTTATGTCTAGTTTTAACAGGCGTATTCAATCCTTCTTGATTTCATGGCACATTTTGTAGTTTGGACCATTTTATTATGATCTATCCAAATCCTTGACTCAATCCGTCCATTTATGAATTATGTTCCCTACACTTCCAATTGACTTAACAAAGCAATTAACAAAAAAGCTCCACTAAAGGGTGAAGTGTTCCCTATCAGGAGTTCTTTTATTTTGAAGGCTCGAAGTCGAATTCTCTAGTTAAGTATGATAAAATCTCCGAAAATTTAAGTAAAGGTGACCTTTAAGTTTGGAAATTACTAGAGGTGATTTGTAGAGACCACATGAAGTCAAAACtcaattaaatttgggattaagaaaATTGGAGTTGAAAATGTATTTTGCTAAATTTGTTAATctttcataaaataaaaaaaagactCCAAATCATTTAATCCAACCCCCCATTTATTTCAAACTCAACATCGGTCCAATATCAAACCACACGAACTTCATTCAAAACAAGAACTGatctcaactgctccttcaaactTTCAACTTCAAACCCACGAACTGATCTCAACTGCTAAATGTGCTTCTTGAAACCGTTTTCAACCTCTTCAAAAGCCAAGTCTCATACGAACTGCTGCTCTCCATTTCTCTCAGGTAAAATCGCtcaactttttcttcttttaaagttagggttttgaaatcaaagTGAGAAAATGATTATTTTGGTcagaaaagaagaagaataacatgggtttgtctgcaatgttgtttattttgttgttcaaTGCTTGAGAAACCCTTATTTGCTGTATTTGTTCGAGTTGTTGGGGTTTGTGTGTTTGtaaatagtgtatgtggttgtgaaattctggtttttggtgttgtttgtgtTCTCGTTCTCCTTAGGAGTTCGAAAAAAGGGCTTGTTGGGCTTGACAAAACCCGCATTTGCTCTATTTGTTCCACTTGTTGGGGTTTCTGTGTTGTtaaatagtgtatgtggttgtgaaattatggGTTTTGGTACTTTTTgtgttcttgttctccttggGGTTTCGAAAAAagggtttgaattttttttggattttttccaacagctgagtaagttgttgcagcaacttcagcacttgtttgacagttgaggttggtttattttgtttaacttgtgatggttgtgtgtttgtattaaAACAAATGTTTTTTCTGGTTCAAAAGTTAGAGTTTTGAAATAAAA carries:
- the LOC132635032 gene encoding AT-hook motif nuclear-localized protein 1-like — encoded protein: MEGSNSGVTVVGSDAPSDYHVAPRTTTENNPTTTQPVTTSHVVVSPTAGLTVTTALTVKKKRGRPRKYAADGSVNVLSPKPISSSAPSPVIDFSSSEKRGKIRPVGLVSKPQSHHQPKVDLDTPGEWVSCSVGANFTPHIITVNTGEDITMKVISFSQQGPRAICILSANGVISSVTLRQPDSSGGTLTYEGRFEILSLTGSFMPSETGGMRNRSGGMSVSLVSPDGRVVGGGVAGLLVAAGPVQIVIGSFLAGDQHEHITKKNKSESVIAAVPLPETEDLYHSSVKQTMPASSSFRVDNWSAPDSRNKSAEINVTLPA